In Nocardioides cavernae, a single genomic region encodes these proteins:
- a CDS encoding cupin domain-containing protein has product MQKTSLTDLAREQLEAARAASSGRASVTVFGGHEHDLRQTLIALAGGRSLGEHESPGDASLQVLVGTVRLTAGDEVWEGREGDYLVIPPHRHDLHADTDAVVLLTVATRS; this is encoded by the coding sequence ATGCAGAAGACATCCCTCACCGACCTGGCCCGCGAGCAGCTCGAGGCGGCACGCGCGGCGAGCAGCGGCCGCGCCTCGGTCACCGTCTTCGGCGGCCACGAGCACGACCTGCGCCAGACCCTCATCGCCCTGGCCGGCGGGCGGTCGCTGGGCGAGCACGAGTCGCCCGGCGACGCGAGCCTCCAGGTCCTCGTCGGCACGGTCCGACTGACGGCAGGCGACGAGGTGTGGGAGGGGCGCGAGGGCGACTACCTCGTGATCCCGCCGCACCGCCACGACCTGCACGCCGACACCGACGCGGTCGTGCTGCTCACGGTCGCGACCCGCTCCTGA
- the narI gene encoding respiratory nitrate reductase subunit gamma — MNVFLWVIVPYLCLAVFVVGHVWRYRYDKFGWTTRSSQLYEDRLLRLGSPLFHFGMLGVVGGHVIGLLVPRSWTEAVGIDDHLYHYVAVIGGLIAGVMALVGMAILVYRRRTVGPVFSATTPMDKVMYVFLGAAIVLGMWNTIAGSILSVGGEYNYREGVSVWYRSFLAFQPDADLMAEAPMGFKLHALVAFGLFALWPFTRLVHVFSAPIGYLTRPYIVYRSRDDRPLGNAAPRRGWDRVG, encoded by the coding sequence GTGAACGTCTTCCTCTGGGTCATCGTCCCCTACCTGTGCCTCGCGGTGTTCGTCGTCGGGCACGTGTGGCGCTACCGCTACGACAAGTTCGGCTGGACCACGCGGTCGTCGCAGCTCTACGAGGACCGGCTGCTGCGGCTCGGCTCGCCGCTGTTCCACTTCGGCATGCTCGGCGTGGTCGGCGGGCACGTGATCGGGTTGCTCGTCCCGCGCTCGTGGACCGAGGCGGTCGGGATCGACGACCACCTCTACCACTACGTCGCCGTCATCGGCGGCCTGATCGCGGGCGTGATGGCGCTGGTGGGCATGGCGATCCTCGTCTACCGCCGGCGCACGGTGGGCCCCGTCTTCTCGGCCACCACGCCGATGGACAAGGTGATGTACGTCTTCCTCGGCGCTGCGATCGTGCTGGGCATGTGGAACACCATCGCCGGCTCCATCCTCAGCGTCGGCGGGGAGTACAACTACCGGGAGGGCGTCTCGGTCTGGTACCGCTCGTTCCTGGCCTTCCAGCCCGACGCCGACCTGATGGCCGAGGCCCCGATGGGCTTCAAGCTGCACGCGCTGGTCGCCTTCGGCCTCTTCGCGCTGTGGCCCTTCACCCGGCTGGTCCACGTCTTCTCAGCGCCGATCGGCTACCTCACGCGGCCCTACATCGTCTACCGCTCCCGTGACGACCGGCCGCTGGGCAACGCGGCCCCGCGGCGCGGCTGGGACCGGGTGGGCTGA
- the narJ gene encoding nitrate reductase molybdenum cofactor assembly chaperone — translation MRLRRRPARPDTEAVRTWAVCSALLDYPTEQLLASLGDLAALVPGHPHLTPLLDHVRRTPLAQLQQDYVATFDHTRKCALYLTYFAYGDTRRRGAALVHFKDAYRRGGVEWDDDLGELPDHLCAVLQFGATVDPDIARSLLLEHRAGVEMLRLALTGWRNDDGTTGSPWAAALVALCDTLPELAGTEADAVRRLVEQGPPAEQVGLAGYAADPALASGPALISSATIPVGAPR, via the coding sequence GTGAGGCTCCGCCGCCGACCGGCCCGGCCCGACACCGAGGCCGTGCGCACGTGGGCGGTCTGCTCGGCGCTCCTCGACTACCCCACCGAGCAGCTGCTCGCCTCCCTCGGCGACCTCGCGGCCCTGGTGCCCGGCCACCCGCACCTGACGCCGCTCCTCGACCACGTGCGGCGCACGCCGCTGGCGCAGCTCCAGCAGGACTACGTCGCCACCTTCGACCACACCAGGAAGTGCGCGCTCTACCTGACCTACTTCGCCTACGGCGACACCCGCCGGCGAGGAGCCGCGCTCGTGCACTTCAAGGACGCCTACCGGCGGGGCGGGGTCGAGTGGGACGACGACCTCGGCGAGCTTCCTGACCACCTCTGCGCGGTGCTGCAGTTCGGCGCGACGGTCGACCCCGACATCGCCCGGTCGCTGCTCCTCGAGCACCGCGCCGGTGTGGAGATGCTGCGCCTCGCGCTCACCGGCTGGCGCAACGACGACGGCACCACCGGGTCGCCGTGGGCCGCCGCGCTGGTGGCCCTGTGCGACACGCTCCCCGAGCTCGCCGGGACCGAGGCCGACGCCGTACGTCGTCTCGTCGAGCAGGGGCCGCCGGCCGAGCAGGTCGGCCTCGCGGGCTACGCCGCCGACCCCGCCCTCGCGTCCGGTCCCGCCCTCATCTCGTCCGCCACCATCCCCGTAGGAGCTCCACGGTGA